A region of the Desulfobacter postgatei 2ac9 genome:
AACAACAGCGTTGAGAAATCCTTTCATTTATCTGCCTTTCCGTTTAAGCGTTTTCCTTGGTATAATCCGCCAGCAGCTCAAGTTTTTCCATGGCAGCCCCTGTTTCAATCGATTTTAATGCCATTTCAATCCCTTTTTCAATGGTCGGTGCGGCATCTGCGGCTACAAGGCCGGCGCCTGCATTGAGTAGGACGATATTCTGTTTCGGGCCCTTTGCCCCGGACAGAATGGCCCGGGTGATGGCGGCATTGTGTTTTGCATCGCCACCCAAAAGATCCTTGGGGTCGGCGTATTCGTCAAAATAGGTCAAGGGATCCACATCATAGGTTTTAATCATGCCGTCATTGAGTTCCGTCACCCGGGTCAGGGTTGTGGTGGTCATTTCATCCATACCGTCATGGCCGTGAACCACAAAGGCCTTTTCCACACCCAGCAGATTTAATGCCTTTCCAAACATTTCAGTTAGTTCCGGTGCATATACCCCAAGGATTTGACATGAGGCGGCTGCCGGGTTGGTTAATGGTCCGAGCATGTTGAAAATGCTTCTGATCTTACACTCCATACGGGCTTTCATGGCGTACTTCATGGATCCGTGGTACAGGGGCGCAAACATGAAACCAATGCCGATTTCGTTGATGGCCTCTTCCACAATTTCAGGGTGCACACTTAAATTAATTCCAAGTTCTTCAAGTACATCCGCAGATCCGCATTTGCTGGTGATTGACCGGTTGCCGTGTTTTGCCACGGTTATGCCCGCGCCTGCAATGACAAAGGCCGTTGTGGTGGAGATATTAAATGACCCGGAGGCGTCACCGCCTGTGCCGCAGGTGTCAATGACCTTTTTGGCAAGCGTTTGAACACGAACCGCCTTGGTCCTCATGGCCCGGGCTGCACCTGCCAGTTCCTCAAATGTCTCCCTCTTTGTGGCAAGGGCTCCCATGAATGCCCCGATCTGGGCTTCGGTGGCCTGTCCTGAAAAAATGATGTTCATCATGTTCGCCATCTGATCTTGGCTGAGATCCTGTCCGCGTACTATGGTATTCAGGTACGTTGTAAAATCCACATCATGCTCCTTTGATAAAGTTTCTGATCAGCCGTTTTCCCACGGTGGTCATGAAAGATTCCGGATGGAATTGAACTCCCTGGGTGGGGTGCTCTCTATGTCTTATACCCATGATTTCACCGTCCAGAGTTCTGGCCGTCACTTCCAGACAGTCTGGCAGGTCCGATTCCTGAACCGCCAGGGAGTGGTAACGCATCACATTAAAGGGCTTGTTGATGCCCGAAAAGATGTGTTTGCCGTCGGCTTGCACCACGGATGTTTTGCCGTGCATAATGGACTTGGCATGGATAATGGTGCCGCCAAAACTCTGGGCAATGGCCTGATGGCCTAAACACACCCCCAGTATGGGGAGTGTCCCGGACAGTTTTTGAACAAGTTCAAGACAGATGCCTGCATCCTCAGGCCTGCCCGGCCCCGGTGAGAGGATGATTGCATCAAACCCTAAGCCGGCAAGCGCTTCCACACTGATTTTATCATTTCTGAAAACCTCTGCCTGTGCCCCTGTATGCAGCACATAATGCACCAGGTTAAAGGTAAAGGAATCATAGTTGTCTATTATTGCGGTTTTCATATCTTACTATCCTTTTGGGCTTTGTGACAGAGCAAGTTTCAATGCCATCTCAACACTTTTGGCCTTGTTGATACATTCGTTCAATTCGGTTTCAGGGTCTGAGTCGTAGACAATGCCTGCCCCTGCCTGGACGGTTAACGTGTCGTTTTCCATGACAGCGGTGCGGATGGTAATGGCAAAATCCATGTTGCCGGTAAAGGAGATATACCCGGCAGCACCGCCATAAACACCCCTTTGTCGTTTTTCAAGCTTTGCTATGATCTCCATGGCCCTGATTTTGGGCGCACCGGACAAGGTGCCTGCCGGAAAGGTGGCCTTGAAAAGATCAAAGGCGTCACAATCCTCTTTTAAATCACAGGTGATATTAGAGACCAGGTGCATGACATGGGAATAGCGTTCAATGACCATGGTGTCCGTGACCTGGACCGTGCCGGCCTGGGCGACCCGGCCAAGATCATTTCGGCCCAGATCGATGAGCATCACATGTTCTGCCTTTTCCTTTTCATCATTGAGCAGATCATCGGCCAGGGCCCGGTCTTTTTGTTCACTGTTGCCCCTGGGCCTTGTGCCTGCAATGGGTCGAAGGGTTGCCACCCGGTTTTCAAGGCGAACCATGGTTTCAGGGGAAGATCCTGCAATGACCCGGTCCGTGAAGTTCATGAAAAACATGTATGGTGACGGGTTGATGTAGCGCTGGGCCCTGTAGATCAGTACGGGATCGACCGTTGTTTTGCATGAAAAGGGCTGGGAATATACCGCCTGGAAAATATCTCCCTCTACAATATGCGCCTTGATGGTTTTAACCCCTTCCATATACTCTTCGGCCGGTGTTTCCGGTGCAAGCTGTGTATCGACAACGTGGGCCGCCGTCCTGGGAACAAGCGGTTTTCCTAAATCCCTCACAAGCGTGTCAACGTTATTCCTGGCATTATCATAGACCGTGGCCGGATCATCTGTTTTGGACAGGTAACAGATATTCAGGCAGGTCAGGGTCTGTTTGATATTGTCAAAGATGATCATCTGTTCGGGAATAATAAAATGGCCGTACGGGGTGCCATCGGGCAGGGAAACATCAATATTTTCAAAAAAAGAGACCATCTCATAGGCAAAATAGCCGGTAATACCGCTCCAGAATCGCGGTAAATCAGGGATATCGGCAGGGGTGAATCCTTTGATAACGTCCCGCATCACGTTTAAAGGATCATTGTCATGTGCGATTTTTTGGGTGTCGTGGCGGGTTGTCACAAGCACATGGGTTTGAAAAATTTTAATGTGCCCAAATGCAGACACACCAAGAAAACTGTAACGCCCCCACCGTTCACCGCCTTCCACACTCTCTAAAAGGAAGCACGCTTTGTCCTTTTCATAGCATTTCTGTAGAATGGATACGGGTGTATCACTGTCTGCAAGTACCCTCGTGGCCACAGGTATGACATTGGCGGATTGAGCAAGTTTGATGAATTGGTCTTTATCCGGCAGTCTGTCTAATATCATTAAAAAATCCTCACAAAATATTTAAAATAAAAAAAAGGCTGACATGGGTGTTGTCAGCCTTGGGTCCGCAACAGCCATGAAAGTTAGTGAAAGCTGCTGCAGCGATATGTCACAAGAATCTAAAACATCTTTGATAACCGGTGCAACAGCCATTGCCATATTGGCCAGGAATGCCAGCGCCACAAATTTAGTTTCTGATGGGTTGCAAAAGTTTTCATAGGTGCCCTTACTCTATATACGTTTTTTAAAGGCCAAATTAAATGGTTTTAATAACGGTGTCAATAAAAATGTTTCTATTGGTAGAAACAAAATTTAAAACCTATAAATTAAGACCGGACAAAGATGAAAAAAAGCTGGCACTATTGGACACCGGCATTTATATATTGAATGTTTTAATTTGGATGCATCTTAAGTTTCATGATTTATGATATTGGTTCAGGACTGATTTAAATGCTTTTGATTTTCCCCCCTGTGGCAAAACCTTGTGAACCCCCGGCCGGCATTGCTCTTTTGTCTTCCGCATTAAAGGAAAATGGTATTGACTGCAAATGTGTTGATGCCAATGTGGACGGCCTTTTGTGGCTGATCAATTCTGTTGGCAAAGACAAGGCAACCGATTCCTGGACCCGTAGGGCTTTGAAAAACAGGGCAGCCGTTTTAAATGATCTTCGCAGCTCTGATCTTTACACCAATTTTGACCGATACCACCAGCGGGTCTATGACCTGAACCGGCTGGTGGCGGTATCCGTGGACCGGTCAAGATTTAGAATCAGCTTAAGTGATTATTCAGATAATCAGCTCTCTTCGGTGGACTCAAAGGCCCTGCTTGACAGTGCCGCATTATACCAGGAAAACCCCTTTTTCCCATATTTTGAAGAAAAACTTCGCCCCGTGATAGAAGGCTGGGATCATCCCTGGATCGGTATCTCCCTTTGCTATCTCAATCAGGCCTTGGTCAGCTTTGCCCTGGCCGGGTGGATCAGAGATAACTTCCCGGGTAAAATACTTGTCATGGGAGGAGGATTGATCTCTTCCTGGATGAGTCGTCCTCATTTTAACAACCCGTTTTCAAGCCTGGTTGATCACCTGGTTAAAGGGGAGGGAGAATCTGCTTTGCTCGCATTACTTGGTAAGCCCGGCATTGAGAAAAAACATTATGTGCCGGATTACGGGTTTGCCGATAACCATGATTACATTGCGCCGGCAAAAATTTTGCCTTTTCGGGGTTCCATCGGGTGTTACTGGCGCAAGTGCCGGTTCTGCCCTGAAAAGGCTGAAACACGTCCCTATTCAACCCAGCGGCCCGATCGGGTGCTTGGAGACCTTGACCTAATGGCTCAAAACCACCATCCGGATGTTGTGCATTTTATAGACAATGCCATAACGCCTGCGTTTCTGCGTACACTTTCCAGACGGACGTGTGCGTTTAAGTGGTACGGCTTTGTCCGGTTTGAAAAGGATTTTGCAGATCCTCTATTTTGCCGGGCGCTTAAGCAAAGCGGATGTGAAATGCTTAAACTCGGGCTTGAATCCGGTGATCAGAAGGTTTTGGAGGATATGGGAAAGGGGACGGATCTTGAGCTTGTGTCAGCCACCCTTGCCAATCTTAAAGCTGCAGGCATTCTTACTTTTGTTTACCTGCTCTTCGGCACCCATTATGAAGATGAGGCTGCAGCTTACCGCACTCTGGATTATATCAAGACCCATAAATCCGATATTGACTATTTGAATCTGTCCGTGTTTAATTTACCTAAGTTCAGCGAAGATGCCCAGGGGCTTGTTACCCAAGAATTTTACCATGGAGATCTCTCTTTATATCTTAATTTTGAACACCCATTGGGCTGGACCCGCCGTAATGTGAAATCGTTTATTGATAAAGAGTTTAAAAAGCAGCTGGGAGTGGGATCCAGGTTTAGAAAAAATCCGGCTTTTTTTTCATCAAACCATGCCATGTTTTTTAATCATATAGAAGAATTTTAAAGGAATTTGTCATGATTAATGGCCATGTTCTATCCACCGGAAACGAGGTTCTGCTTGGTGATATTGTGGATACCAACAGCGCATTTTTATGCCGGCAGCTTAAAAGTTCAGGAATAACCGTTATAAAAACAACGGCTGTGCGTGATGATATGGCAGCCATTGTACGGGAGATTCAAAGCATCGCATCTGCCGCAGATATCTGTGTGATGACAGGTGGCCTCGGACCGACACCCGATGATTTAACGGCTGCGGCCTTGGCTGAAGCTGCGGGGGTGAAAATTGAGTTGGATACCGCAGCCCTGGAGTCCATGAAAAAGTATTTTGATAAACGCGGGTTCGATCTTACCCCCGCCAATGAAAAACAGGCCATGCTGCCCAAAGGCGCAAAGTTTCTGGAAAATCTTCATGGTACGGCTCCCGGGATTTCCATGACCATCAACAAGTGCCGTTTTTTTTGTATGCCCGGTGTCTCCCGGGAAATGGAGCGGATGTTTGATTTGAAAGTGAGACCCAAATTGTATGAAATGACCGGTCATGCCGGTGAAATCCAAATCATCCGCCTGATGCTGTTTGGCATGCCTGAATCAAGGGTTGGACAGATCCTTTCAGGTTTTGGGCTGCAGTTTCCCGAAATTCATTTGGGTTTCAGGGTCAGATTCCCCATGATTGAGGTGAAGTTGTCCCTGCTTAAAGAGGTCGTGTCCGATTCCGAAGAGGGCATGGATGGCGCCAGGCAGATGAAGCAGGCCAAACTATGGGTGATGGAACAGCTTGGATCTATAGTCATTTCAGACCAGGGGCTGACCCTGGCCCAGGAAGTGGGGCGGCTTTTGAAAAAGTGCGGGCAGACGCTCAGTGTGGCTGAATCCTGCACCGGCGGACTTGTGGCTCACCTGATCACGGATGTGCCGGGCGCCTCTGACTATTTTTTGTTTTCAGCCACCACCTATGCCAACTCCGCCAAAGAAACAATTCTTAACGTCTCCCGGGAAACCCTGGAAAAAAATGGGGCGGTGGATGAAACCACTGCCCTTGAAATGGCGATTGGCGTCAGAACAGCCGGCGGGTCAGACTGGGCCGTGTCTACCACGGGCATTGCCGGCCCTTCCGGTGGAACCGAAGCCAAACCTGTGGGAACCGTATGCATTGGGGTGGCAGGTCCGTCGGGGTCGAATTCCCAAAGGTTTCTGCTGGATCGCGGAGACCGTGAGCGCAACAAACAACTGTTTGCCGCCATGTCCCTTGAGATGCTGCGCAGGGAACTTGTGAAAAACTATTGAAGACTAAATATTATACCTTTTTACAAACACAACGTGCTGAAGCACTGTTTTTTTTCCAAGCCCGAAGGCTTGGTTTTCCACACCTTAAGGGGGGTTTTATGAAAAAATTGATTGTCACGGGTGTTGTTATTGTTTTATCGGCCGCTCTTTTTTCATGCGCAACCATGCAGACGAATCAGGAGAGAGGAACGGCTGTGGGGGCAGGTACCGGCGCAGCCGTCGGCGCCATTCTAGGCCAGGTCATTGGCAGAGACACGCAATCCACACTTATCGGTGCTGGTATCGGTGCTGCCATCGGCGGGCTTACAGGTAATCAGGTCGGTAAATATATGGACCTGCAGGAGCAAGAGTTGCGACATGCAGTTGGCGCTTCCGAATCGGCAAGTATAGAGCGTGAGCAGGATATTTTAAGGGCAACCTTTAAAGAAGAAGCTTATTTTGATTATGACTCAACTCGTTTGAAACCAGGGGCATATTCAGAACTGACAAGGATTGCGGACATTTTAATCAAGTATCCCCATTCCCGCATTGAAGTAGCCGGGCATACTGACACCAAAGGTTCGGAAGAGTATAACCAAAGATTATCAGAACGAAGAGCGCAAGTTGTCGCAAACCAATTAATTGACAACGGCGTTTCAGCCCAAAGAATCATGGCCGTGGGTTATGGGGAGTCCCGGCCAATTTCTTCCAATGACGCAATGAATCGTCGCGTAGAAATCATTATTAAGCCGGTAGTGGAAGGCTCTTTTTAACTACATAAAAAATATTTCAGATGGACACTTTGTGGCTGATGTTATGATCAAGCCTATTTTTTAAATACAGATTTATACCAGGCAGTCATTTTTTTTTCAAAATCCTGCTGGTGTGCCCGGATTGTCATCTGATGATTTCCGCCGTCATGAAGTACCATCTCTTTGGGGGGCTGCATGGCGGCGTAAATGCGTTCTGCATTTTCCACGGGGACCACCTCGTCGGCAGTGCCATGGAAAATCATGACATGGTGCAAGGCCTTTACCTGGTCTGAAAGGTCATACAAAAGGTTTTCCTTGAAAAAATCCAAAGAAAGGGCAGGGCGCTTGTTATTCCCTGCCAGGGGAATCCTTGTTATGGTCCGGGTATTCACGGGGGACGCACACAAAACAGCGCCCTGAATACTGACGCCTGAACGTTCAAGATCCTGCCAGGCGCTGATACAGGTGGCACCACCCATACTGGAGCCAAACAGGGCAACCCGATTTGATGTAACCCCCATTTTAAGAACATGATCCACTGCCGCACAAAAATCCCTTGTGCGGTTTTCAAGAGAGGTCTCCTTAAGGAAATTGCCCTGGCTGTCGCCGCATCCCCTGTGGTCAAAACGCAAAAAGGCTATCTTATTTGCAGGCAGAACCTTTGATAAAAGCACCTGTTTTGCAGAGTTTCTGCTGCCTTCAAGACCATGGGAACCGACAACAAGGGGGGGGATGGGCCTTTTGGGAAGGTGAAGGGTGCCTTTCAAGTTGAATCCATCAACTATAAAATTTATTTCTACGATTTTCATCTTGTCTTTATATTCATATCCTTGTATATTTATCGCCTTTTTCAACAATTAATATAATCACAAAATATAGTATAAAATGCCTGTTAAAAAAAGCAAAACCTACGAACTTGACATTATTGACCTTGCCTTCGGGGGAAAGGGTCTGGCTAAACCCGATGGATTTCCCGTGTTTGTGGACCGGTGTATTCCAGGAGACCGGGTTTTTGTAAAGATTTTCAAAAAAAAGAAATCCTGGGCCGAAGGACGGCTCATCAATATTGTCAATCCTTCGCCCCTGCGCCAGGAAGCAAGATGCGAGTATAACCGGTTTTGCGGGGGGTGCAAATGGCAGCAACTGCCTTACGAGCGCCAGCTTGAATACAAGAAGCGCCATGTGCTTGAGTCTCTGGCGCACATCGGACGCTTGAAAGATGTGCGGGTGATGGATGTTGTGCCCTCGGATTATATCTATGAATACCGGAATAAAATGGAGTTTTCCTGCTCTTCCATGCGTTGGCTTCTGCCGGACGAACTCTCTGATGACACCGTCAAAAAGGGCTTTGGCATTGGATTGCATGTGCCCGGCACCTTTGACAAAGTGATTGACATTCATACCTGTCATATTATGCCGGCTCTTGGTAATGAAATCTTAGAAACCATCCGTGGCTTTGTGGCCGAATCCGGTCTTGACGCATATCATCTGCGCAACCACGAGGGCTTTTGGCGTTTTGTCATGCTAAGGCATTCCGTGGCCCGGGACCAGTGGATGGTCAATCTTGTGACCAGTGAAAAAAAGCCTGATATCATTGAAGCCTTAAGCAGGCAACTTGTGGAAAAATTCAGTCAGATACGCTCCATTGTCAATAATATTACAGATTCCCGATCAGGGGTCTCCACGGGTAAGGAAGAGATCCTTATGCATGGAGAAGATCATCTGATCGAACAGCTTGGTGAGTATCAGTTCAAAATTTCGGCAAACTCTTTTTTCCAGACAAATACCCGGGCCTGTGAAAAATTGTATACAAAAGTCAGTGAATATGCGGGTCTTGACGGATCCCAAACAGTCCTGGATCTGTATTCAGGTACCGGGACCATTCCCATCTGGCTTTCCGGCCAGGCAAAAAAAATATACGGTATTGAAATTGTCCACTCTGCTGTGGTTGACGCACGGGAAAATGTAAGTTTGAACGGCATCAATAACTGCACCTTTCTGGAAGGGGACATCAAGGATGTTTTTGGACAGGTCCCCGAAAAGCCGGATGTGATCATCATTGATCCGCCCAGGGTGGGTATGCACAAGGATGTGGTGGGACATGTGCTGGCCAATTCTCCGGGCAAAATCGTCTATGTCTCCTGCAATCCTGCAACCCTTGCCAGGGACCTTGAAATGCTCGCCTCACGTTACGCCGTAGTAGAAGTGACACCTGTGGATATGTTCCCCCATACCTATCATATTGAATCCGTGGCGTTGCTTGTGAGAAAAAGTTAGTGTTTGAACGAAAAGTGACCCATCTGCGGCGTTGCATAAAAATTTCCAATCCTCACATACTTTAGTATGCTCCGGTTGTAAATTTTTATGCGCCTTGCATCTGGGCAACTTTTCGGCCAAACACGGGTTTCCGTTCAGGAACAAGTTAAGGACTTAGGTCCCTGCGCCCATGGATAGAATGGCCTCTCCCAGGGCTTTGCCGCCGTCGTCGTTGCCATCTTCTTTCGGCTCATTGAACAAGCAGGTTAGAATAAGCATGTCATCATTTCTTTCAGTTGTGATTTTATATGGCTGTTTGTGAAAAAGGCGGATCATGCCTTTGTTATGTGGAGAAGTATAGGCGATCAATCCTTTAATACCGTTGTCAATGGCCCCTTGATTGAGTTTTTTCTGTAAGACGTTGGCAATTCCCATGCCCTGGTATTCTTTTGATACGGAATAAGCAACTTCGGCCATGTTAATGATGGTGTTTCTAAAATACTCGCCCACAGCAATAATTTTTTCAAATCCCAGTTCACCTATGGTCGCGACAATGGTCAGGTCATTGATATAATCAATTTCATAGGTGGTTTCAATTTGGTCATAGGCAAAACTTTTTTTCTCATGAAAAAATCTAGAAACAATATCCCCGCGATTCATGGTGTAATAGTGTTCCTGGATAAACCGTTCATCCGTCGGTTTTGCCGCTCTGAATGTAATGGGGATATCTTTTATAACAATGGTTTCCTCATATTTAAGCGGGTAGACGCCCTTAATGGCCTCTTTAAATTTGCGGTCACTGTCAATCAGGCCCATCTCCTTGCCTGCGGCAAACAGTTCATCCCTGAAATCCGGATGGGCAATGGATACCAGCGCCAGTACCCGTTCCTGAAGTGTTTTGCCAAAAAGATTCACCACCCCGTATTCTGTTGCCACAAACTGGACATCTCCTCTTGGGACCACCACAGCGTGTTCTGCTAAACGGGGAACGATCCGGCTTTTTTGCCCGTGATCCATGGTAGAGGTCATCATAAGGATGGATTTTCCACCCTCTGACATAGCTGCTCCCCGGGTGAAGTCAAGCAGCCCATTTATTCCTGTGTAGTTGTTAAACGGCAGGGCATCGGCAGCCACCTGGCCGGTTAAATCAATGGCCATGGCCGTGTTCAGGGTAACCATTTTATTATGGCGACCGATGATACCCGGGTTGTTGGTATAATCCGACGGGTAAAATTCAATGGAAGGGTTGTCGTCAAGGAAGTCATAGAGCAGTCTGGAGCCTACGGCTGCGCTGGCCACAAGTTTGCCGTTATTAAACCCTTTCTTCTTATTCGTGATGACCCTGATGGAAAAAAGATGCATGATTGCATCTGACAGGTATTGTGAATGAATTCCAATATCGTTTTTATTTGATAATGCCAACATAACTGCCTCAGTGGTTAAACTAAGACTTGTTTGGATGGTTGAACCGTCTTCAATGAGACGTGAAATATGTTTGGCAATAATATTGTTCGACTCATGTTCAGGACGCGGCTGGATGGTTAAAAGCGGATCCTCATGTTCCACAATATAGTCAACATCATTAACATGGATAAAACTTCTGCCCAGGACCCGGGGCATTTGGGGGTTGATCTGGCATATCACAATATCAGCAGTTTCGCAGGCCGAAAGATTAATGTCCACGGAAATTCCAAGACTCATCCATCCAAAGTCATCGGGCGGAGAGGCCTGGATCAGCGCCGTATTCAACGGCATGAGCCCGGATTTGAACAGGTACGGAATCTGGGACAGGTTCGCAGGCGTAATAAATTTTTGATTTTTTTTGATAATCTTTGGTCCGCAGGATCCTAAATAAAAGGATCTGATATTGAACTGCTGGGAGTGGGGCTCATTAGCGATAAGCGTCAGTGGGCCGTTTTCAATGCTGAGCAGGCGCACGATTTCAAGATCGGTCAATCTTGCGGAAATAGCGGATAACTCTTTGACAAGGTGCTGGGGTTCAGCACAGGATGAGCCTATAAATACGCGTTGACCAGGCCGGATATGTTTCAGGGCCTCCTGGGCGCTGCAGCGTTTATAGATGTAGGAATCCGCCCAGTAAGTGGCTTTTTTCATGCTCGCCCCCCCCCTCCAATATTTATTGCCTGCTTGAAGACGGCTTTTATCTTTCGTATTTAAAGGCAACTATGGTTTTACAAAAAAATGTAAAGACGGGGAATATCATATATAATAATTATACGATTGTGAATATTAAACTAAGCTTAAAGCCCATTTAAATAAGGACTGAATAACGGCTAAATTTGTTTGCACAGCCTGTGGATGGTCTGGGCATGCCAATGCCCCCTGCCGGAAAATGTCGGAATCCCTTTATCTCTTAAGTATTCAGCAATCGTGGCAAATGTGGCGCCTTGATCTCGCATTCTGTTTATGGTGGAGATGATGTCATCCTTGGTGTAATGGGTGCCCGAGGCATAGCTGGTTGTTGCTATTGGCATCTCATCCGGGCCTTGGCTGTTTTTCATAAGCGTTTTCAAGGATTCAAAAAAATCAGCCATGGCATTTTGCTGGCGTATCTGTGATTCCATGAGCATCTCACTTACCGCTGCTATACGGCCCATTTCTTTGACCAGTTGGATGGTGCTTTCGGCAATAACCGGGATTAGGTCCTCAATATCCTCTCTCCTTGCTTTTTTTTCCGGAATGGCACTTGACCGGTTAAAGGCGGAGGCTCTCCTGTCTTTTGGCGTACGCCGTTCTCCAGGTGTAAAGTAATTACTGTCCATGTTTTTTCTAACGGACGAGATTTCCTTTTTACCGGAATTTCTCAGATTTTTTAAAAAATCGTTCAATGATGTTTCCTCCGTATGGTTAAGATCCCGCAAAAATTCGCAATAGAAATTGCTAAGTATCTTGCTATGTGTCGGGAAATAGAACTTAACGTAAGAATACAGTTCAATAATACTGAGAGACTTGAGTAACGCTCCTGAATGTTAAATGAATGAACTTCAGCCGGATTATCGAACATTACCTATTTAAGAGCAAAACAGCACAATATTAAATTTTTTAACACATGTTTATGAATAAAGTCAAAACTTTTTAATGAATTGACGAAAAAGGATGTGTGACGGGCGAACCAGCAATTGTTTGTCCGGCATCCGGCACGAAAGTATGCAGATGCCGGAGAAAGATTATGATGCTTTAGCGCGTTGTGCCCCAAGCCTGTAATTTATAATATCTTCAACTGTGAGCATTGTAAAACTGTTGTCTATGGCAAATTGTGCTGCTTTAGGGAGCCGGATCATGGTTCCGTCGGGGTTTGTAAGTTCACACAAAACCCCGTATGGGGGTAAACCAGCCAGGGTCATAAGATCAACTGTGGCCTCGGTATGGCCCGCACGTTCAAGTACTCCGCCAGGTTTTGCCTGTAACGGAAAAATATG
Encoded here:
- the rlmD gene encoding 23S rRNA (uracil(1939)-C(5))-methyltransferase RlmD, with product MPVKKSKTYELDIIDLAFGGKGLAKPDGFPVFVDRCIPGDRVFVKIFKKKKSWAEGRLINIVNPSPLRQEARCEYNRFCGGCKWQQLPYERQLEYKKRHVLESLAHIGRLKDVRVMDVVPSDYIYEYRNKMEFSCSSMRWLLPDELSDDTVKKGFGIGLHVPGTFDKVIDIHTCHIMPALGNEILETIRGFVAESGLDAYHLRNHEGFWRFVMLRHSVARDQWMVNLVTSEKKPDIIEALSRQLVEKFSQIRSIVNNITDSRSGVSTGKEEILMHGEDHLIEQLGEYQFKISANSFFQTNTRACEKLYTKVSEYAGLDGSQTVLDLYSGTGTIPIWLSGQAKKIYGIEIVHSAVVDARENVSLNGINNCTFLEGDIKDVFGQVPEKPDVIIIDPPRVGMHKDVVGHVLANSPGKIVYVSCNPATLARDLEMLASRYAVVEVTPVDMFPHTYHIESVALLVRKS
- a CDS encoding bifunctional acetyl-CoA hydrolase/transferase family protein/GNAT family N-acetyltransferase, with product MKKATYWADSYIYKRCSAQEALKHIRPGQRVFIGSSCAEPQHLVKELSAISARLTDLEIVRLLSIENGPLTLIANEPHSQQFNIRSFYLGSCGPKIIKKNQKFITPANLSQIPYLFKSGLMPLNTALIQASPPDDFGWMSLGISVDINLSACETADIVICQINPQMPRVLGRSFIHVNDVDYIVEHEDPLLTIQPRPEHESNNIIAKHISRLIEDGSTIQTSLSLTTEAVMLALSNKNDIGIHSQYLSDAIMHLFSIRVITNKKKGFNNGKLVASAAVGSRLLYDFLDDNPSIEFYPSDYTNNPGIIGRHNKMVTLNTAMAIDLTGQVAADALPFNNYTGINGLLDFTRGAAMSEGGKSILMMTSTMDHGQKSRIVPRLAEHAVVVPRGDVQFVATEYGVVNLFGKTLQERVLALVSIAHPDFRDELFAAGKEMGLIDSDRKFKEAIKGVYPLKYEETIVIKDIPITFRAAKPTDERFIQEHYYTMNRGDIVSRFFHEKKSFAYDQIETTYEIDYINDLTIVATIGELGFEKIIAVGEYFRNTIINMAEVAYSVSKEYQGMGIANVLQKKLNQGAIDNGIKGLIAYTSPHNKGMIRLFHKQPYKITTERNDDMLILTCLFNEPKEDGNDDGGKALGEAILSMGAGT
- a CDS encoding recombinase family protein → MNDFLKNLRNSGKKEISSVRKNMDSNYFTPGERRTPKDRRASAFNRSSAIPEKKARREDIEDLIPVIAESTIQLVKEMGRIAAVSEMLMESQIRQQNAMADFFESLKTLMKNSQGPDEMPIATTSYASGTHYTKDDIISTINRMRDQGATFATIAEYLRDKGIPTFSGRGHWHAQTIHRLCKQI